In Arthrobacter alpinus, a single window of DNA contains:
- the moaA gene encoding GTP 3',8-cyclase MoaA encodes METERVALGLPAVRPGSPGAGTPRPGGEESGLLDQFGRKATDMRLSLTDKCNLRCQYCMPEAGLEWLKKDKLLTAAEIVRLVGLGVNRLGVRELRLTGGEPLVRADLVEIIAALRRNHPELPISLTTNGVGLAKRAQALADAGLTRLNVSMDTLHHDAFLQLTRRPFLDQVLAGIEAASAAGLAPIKINAVLLRGINDAHAAELLQWSLDRGYELRFIEQMPLDADHGWTRDGMITAAEIRGLLAADFELAPDPRARDGAPAERFEVRHHGSTELLGTVGIVASVTEPFCADCRRTRITAEGKVMSCLFSLTEVDLLELLRAGTSAHDDAAVAARWMDAMWAKPRAHGMGHPGLGDADFVQPDRSMSAIGG; translated from the coding sequence ATGGAAACCGAACGTGTGGCATTGGGCCTGCCGGCTGTGCGCCCTGGCTCCCCCGGGGCAGGCACACCACGGCCAGGCGGCGAAGAATCCGGCCTACTGGATCAATTTGGGCGCAAGGCAACCGATATGCGTCTCTCCCTGACGGACAAGTGCAATCTGCGATGCCAGTACTGCATGCCCGAGGCAGGACTTGAGTGGCTCAAGAAGGACAAGCTGCTGACGGCCGCGGAGATCGTTCGGCTCGTAGGCCTGGGCGTGAACCGTTTGGGCGTGCGGGAACTCCGGCTGACAGGTGGCGAGCCACTGGTCCGCGCCGACCTCGTGGAGATCATCGCGGCCCTGCGCCGGAACCACCCCGAATTGCCGATCTCCCTGACAACCAACGGTGTTGGCTTGGCGAAACGGGCACAGGCGCTCGCCGACGCAGGGTTGACCCGATTGAATGTTTCCATGGACACCCTGCATCACGACGCCTTCTTGCAGCTCACTCGACGTCCATTCCTGGATCAGGTGCTGGCTGGCATTGAGGCGGCATCGGCTGCCGGGCTGGCCCCGATCAAGATCAACGCTGTGCTGTTGCGCGGCATCAACGACGCTCATGCTGCGGAACTGCTGCAGTGGAGTCTTGACCGCGGCTACGAGCTGCGCTTCATCGAGCAAATGCCCCTGGATGCCGATCATGGCTGGACCCGGGATGGCATGATTACGGCTGCCGAAATCCGAGGACTGCTCGCTGCCGATTTTGAGCTGGCACCGGATCCCCGGGCGCGCGATGGTGCCCCCGCCGAACGCTTCGAGGTACGGCACCATGGCTCAACGGAACTGCTGGGCACGGTGGGAATTGTTGCCTCGGTCACCGAGCCGTTCTGTGCAGACTGCCGGCGTACCCGAATCACGGCTGAAGGAAAGGTCATGAGTTGCCTGTTTTCATTGACCGAAGTTGACCTGCTGGAGTTGCTGCGTGCTGGCACTTCCGCGCACGACGACGCCGCCGTCGCCGCCCGCTGGATGGATGCCATGTGGGCCAAGCCACGCGCCCACGGCATGGGCCATCCGGGCTTGGGCGACGCCGATTTTGTACAGCCAGACCGCAGCATGAGCGCCATCGGAGGATGA
- a CDS encoding bifunctional riboflavin kinase/FAD synthetase — translation MQIWNSMEEVPQNFGPCVVTLGNFDGLHRGHQEVLGQVRTEAAKRGALSVALTFDPHPAKVHRPETAPEQIMGHADKLVAMAELGMDAVLVLPYTLEFAQQTPEEFVRNVFVDGLGACAVVVGHDVRFGKGNTGDLSTMVSLGADLGFDVVVVNDEGHDRRWSSTWVREALRNGDVDTASQVLGRSHTMSGEVVHGAARGRELGFPTANLSPDACGIIPADGVYAGWLTDTDGRRWPAAISVGSNPTFIGVSRQVEAFVIDRPEESVEDFNLYGQHVVVEFVQRLRGMVAYTGPEALIEQMHRDVVETRAILR, via the coding sequence GTGCAGATTTGGAACTCCATGGAGGAAGTTCCCCAGAACTTTGGCCCTTGCGTGGTCACCCTGGGAAACTTTGACGGGCTGCACCGCGGGCACCAGGAAGTCTTAGGGCAGGTCCGCACCGAAGCCGCCAAACGCGGTGCGCTCTCGGTGGCCTTGACATTTGACCCGCACCCGGCCAAGGTCCACAGGCCGGAGACCGCGCCGGAACAGATCATGGGCCACGCTGACAAGCTGGTTGCCATGGCGGAACTGGGCATGGATGCCGTTCTGGTCCTGCCCTATACACTCGAATTTGCCCAGCAAACCCCCGAAGAATTTGTTCGCAATGTCTTTGTCGATGGTCTGGGCGCATGCGCCGTCGTGGTTGGTCACGACGTTCGCTTCGGCAAGGGCAACACCGGTGACCTCTCGACCATGGTGAGCCTTGGCGCCGACCTGGGATTCGACGTCGTTGTTGTCAACGATGAGGGTCACGACCGCCGCTGGTCCTCAACGTGGGTGCGCGAGGCTTTGCGCAATGGCGATGTTGACACCGCCAGCCAGGTCCTGGGACGCTCGCACACCATGAGCGGCGAAGTTGTCCATGGCGCAGCCCGTGGGCGTGAACTGGGTTTTCCCACTGCGAATCTCTCCCCGGATGCCTGTGGAATCATTCCCGCCGACGGCGTTTACGCCGGTTGGCTGACGGACACGGACGGGCGCCGCTGGCCGGCCGCGATCTCCGTAGGATCCAACCCCACGTTCATCGGCGTCAGCCGCCAAGTTGAAGCATTTGTGATCGACAGGCCCGAGGAGTCCGTAGAGGACTTCAACCTGTACGGCCAACATGTGGTGGTGGAATTCGTTCAGCGGCTGCGCGGAATGGTTGCCTACACGGGACCTGAAGCACTCATCGAACAAATGCATCGCGATGTTGTGGAGACCCGTGCAATCCTGCGCTGA
- a CDS encoding MoaD/ThiS family protein, with translation MNVRFFAAAAAATGVEEHLVGLEALAGTTPFTLADLAAVLVESYPVSASRHTPPLAEILPRCSFLLNEVSTRDLSTQLSAGDVVDVLPPFAGG, from the coding sequence TTGAACGTTCGATTTTTTGCCGCAGCCGCCGCCGCAACAGGCGTGGAGGAGCATCTTGTTGGCCTGGAGGCGCTGGCCGGGACAACGCCGTTTACGCTGGCGGATCTAGCCGCCGTACTCGTCGAAAGCTACCCGGTCTCAGCCTCGCGCCACACTCCCCCCTTGGCGGAAATATTGCCCCGGTGCAGCTTCCTGCTCAACGAAGTGTCAACACGAGACCTGTCAACGCAGCTGTCCGCCGGCGACGTCGTGGACGTCCTCCCGCCCTTCGCCGGCGGCTGA
- the moaC gene encoding cyclic pyranopterin monophosphate synthase MoaC has translation MTTSDAPSLTHLRHDGTAAMVDVSDKAVTTREATAMGTVNTTAAVMKLLGTGGLPKGDALAVARVAGIMGAKKTPELIPLCHPLPISKVTVDFELGETFVKVLASVKTRGVTGVEMEALTAVSVAALSVYDMIKAVDKHAVISGIQVLAKSGGKSGDWIASEGQGS, from the coding sequence GTGACTACCTCCGATGCACCGTCCCTGACCCACCTACGCCACGATGGAACCGCCGCCATGGTGGACGTCTCCGACAAAGCCGTGACCACCCGCGAAGCCACCGCCATGGGCACGGTGAACACCACAGCGGCTGTCATGAAACTGCTCGGCACAGGCGGACTGCCCAAGGGTGACGCGCTGGCCGTGGCCAGGGTTGCCGGGATCATGGGTGCCAAGAAAACACCCGAGCTCATTCCCTTGTGCCACCCCTTGCCAATCTCCAAGGTCACGGTGGACTTTGAACTCGGTGAAACATTCGTGAAAGTACTGGCGAGCGTCAAAACCCGTGGGGTCACGGGTGTGGAAATGGAAGCGCTGACAGCCGTTTCCGTGGCTGCACTCAGTGTCTACGACATGATCAAGGCCGTGGACAAGCATGCCGTCATTTCCGGGATTCAGGTTCTAGCCAAAA
- a CDS encoding polyribonucleotide nucleotidyltransferase, translating into MEGPEIQYSEAVIDNGRYGKRVVRFETGRLAQQAAGAAMVYIDEDTVLLSATSAGKQPREGFDFFPLTVDVEERMYAAGRIPGSFFRREGRPSTEAILACRLMDRPLRPAFVKGLRNEVQIVVTVLAINPDVLYDVVAINASSMSTQLSGLPFSGPIGGVRVALIDDGQGPQWVAFPKHSELENAVFNMVVAGKVAGDDVAIMMVEAEATDNSWKLIKEQGHQAPTEEIVSEGLEAAKPFIKALCDAQADLAARAAKPTVTFPIFLDYEDDAYAAVEQASATKLAAVFTIADKQERDNASDALKDETIAALVGDFAGREKELSAAFRSVTKHVIRQRILTEQIRIDGRGLTDIRQLTAEVEVLPRVHGSAIFERGETQILGVTTLNMLKMEQQIDSLSPVTRKRYMHNYNFPPYSTGETGRVGSPKRREIGHGALAERAIVPVLPSREEFPYAIRQVSEALSSNGSTSMGSVCASTLSLLNAGVPLKAPVAGIAMGLVSDQVDGQTRYAALTDILGAEDAFGDMDFKVAGTAEFVTAIQLDTKLDGIPASVLAAALKQAREARLHILSVLTSAIDVPDELSEFAPRVIAVKIPVDKIGEVIGPKGKMINQIQEDTGADISIEDDGTVYIGATNGPSADAARSAINAIANPQIPEIGERYLGTVVKTTTFGAFISLTPGKDGLLHISELRKLANGKRVDNVDDVVSVGQKIQVEITKIDDRGKLSLSPVVADEENAAEEVAAESAAE; encoded by the coding sequence ATGGAGGGTCCCGAGATTCAGTATTCAGAGGCTGTCATTGACAACGGCCGCTATGGCAAGCGGGTTGTCCGCTTTGAGACCGGACGCCTTGCTCAGCAAGCCGCCGGCGCTGCCATGGTCTACATCGACGAAGACACCGTTCTGTTGTCGGCCACCTCGGCCGGCAAGCAGCCGCGCGAAGGCTTCGACTTCTTCCCCCTGACCGTTGATGTGGAAGAGCGCATGTATGCCGCTGGCCGCATCCCGGGCAGCTTCTTCCGCCGCGAAGGCCGTCCCTCAACGGAAGCCATCCTGGCCTGCCGCCTGATGGACCGCCCGTTGCGCCCGGCATTCGTCAAGGGTCTGCGCAACGAAGTTCAGATCGTTGTGACGGTTCTGGCCATCAACCCCGACGTGCTCTACGACGTGGTGGCTATCAACGCTTCCTCCATGTCCACGCAGCTCTCCGGTTTGCCGTTCTCCGGCCCCATCGGTGGCGTTCGCGTTGCCTTGATCGACGACGGACAGGGCCCCCAGTGGGTTGCTTTCCCGAAGCACTCCGAGCTGGAAAACGCCGTGTTCAACATGGTTGTTGCCGGTAAGGTTGCCGGCGACGACGTTGCCATCATGATGGTGGAAGCCGAAGCTACGGACAATTCCTGGAAGCTCATCAAGGAACAGGGCCACCAGGCTCCTACCGAAGAGATCGTTTCAGAGGGCCTGGAAGCGGCAAAGCCGTTCATCAAGGCACTGTGCGACGCTCAGGCTGACTTGGCTGCTCGCGCCGCCAAGCCCACCGTGACGTTCCCGATCTTCCTGGACTACGAGGATGACGCTTACGCCGCGGTCGAGCAGGCATCAGCCACCAAGCTGGCAGCCGTGTTCACCATCGCCGACAAGCAGGAGCGCGACAACGCCTCCGACGCCTTGAAGGATGAGACCATTGCAGCCTTGGTAGGCGACTTCGCGGGCCGCGAAAAGGAGCTCTCAGCTGCTTTCCGTTCCGTGACCAAGCACGTCATCCGCCAGCGCATCCTCACCGAGCAGATCCGCATCGACGGCCGTGGCCTGACGGACATCCGCCAGCTCACAGCCGAGGTTGAGGTTCTGCCTCGCGTACACGGTTCGGCGATCTTCGAACGCGGCGAGACCCAGATCCTGGGCGTCACCACGTTGAACATGCTGAAGATGGAACAGCAGATCGACTCGTTGAGCCCGGTAACGCGCAAGCGCTACATGCACAACTACAACTTCCCGCCGTACTCCACCGGTGAAACCGGCCGCGTGGGCTCTCCCAAGCGACGCGAAATCGGTCACGGTGCCTTGGCAGAACGCGCCATTGTGCCCGTGCTGCCTTCACGTGAAGAGTTCCCCTACGCCATCCGCCAGGTCTCCGAGGCACTGAGCTCCAACGGCTCAACCTCCATGGGTTCCGTTTGTGCATCGACCCTGTCGCTGCTCAACGCTGGTGTCCCGTTGAAGGCACCCGTTGCCGGTATCGCCATGGGCTTGGTCTCCGACCAGGTTGACGGCCAGACCCGCTACGCTGCCTTGACCGATATCCTCGGCGCCGAAGATGCTTTCGGCGACATGGACTTCAAGGTTGCCGGTACCGCAGAGTTCGTGACGGCCATCCAGCTTGACACCAAGCTCGACGGCATCCCGGCCTCCGTTTTGGCTGCCGCACTGAAGCAGGCTCGTGAAGCCCGCTTGCACATCCTGTCCGTCCTGACCAGCGCCATTGACGTACCGGACGAGCTCTCCGAGTTCGCTCCCCGCGTCATCGCTGTCAAGATCCCCGTGGACAAGATCGGCGAGGTCATCGGCCCGAAGGGCAAGATGATCAACCAGATCCAGGAAGACACCGGCGCTGACATCTCGATTGAAGATGACGGCACGGTTTACATCGGTGCAACGAACGGTCCGTCAGCAGACGCCGCTCGTTCAGCGATCAACGCCATCGCCAACCCTCAGATTCCTGAGATTGGTGAGCGTTACCTGGGCACCGTTGTCAAGACCACCACGTTCGGTGCGTTCATCTCGCTCACACCGGGCAAGGATGGTCTGTTGCACATCTCCGAGCTCCGCAAGCTGGCCAATGGCAAGCGCGTGGACAACGTTGATGACGTAGTTTCCGTTGGCCAGAAGATCCAGGTGGAAATCACCAAGATCGATGATCGCGGCAAGCTCTCCCTCTCGCCGGTTGTTGCCGACGAAGAGAACGCCGCTGAAGAAGTAGCTGCCGAAAGCGCTGCTGAATAA
- the rpsO gene encoding 30S ribosomal protein S15 — MALEAAVKQEIMQAFATSEGDTGSPEVQVAMLSRRISDLTEHLKMHKHDHHTRRGLMGLVGRRRRLLGYLKDTDIARYRTLIERLGLRR; from the coding sequence GTGGCACTTGAAGCCGCTGTAAAGCAAGAAATCATGCAGGCTTTCGCAACCAGCGAAGGCGACACAGGTTCGCCTGAGGTTCAGGTAGCGATGCTCTCACGACGCATCTCTGACCTGACCGAGCACCTCAAGATGCACAAGCACGATCACCACACCCGCCGTGGCCTCATGGGCCTGGTTGGTCGTCGTCGTCGCTTGCTCGGTTACCTCAAGGACACCGACATCGCCCGCTACCGTACGCTCATCGAGCGCCTCGGTCTGCGCCGCTAG
- a CDS encoding GNAT family N-acetyltransferase gives MSAPKGIPNNPTLSDGITTLRRFSAADAESFAAIHRDPLNIRWTGSVATMDASQAAEFIDGHIAEGWKSGTNLRFAITEGLHDAAAVVGTLSLQNVFATEEGGSASVGIKMLPSGRGTGAAQRAMQLLCGYAFGNLSLKYLHWMCTAGNLGSSLLAERCGFTLAAQIPGFGHVDSELAIGLIYSQSATQWNSRELGLDVTPVVPVLRGEGVVLRSLTMKDAPVLLENCRDGEAIRWTTVPLNYTPGHAEYFIKTITKAGWRTAELLTFAVADATTDKLLGTVDLQCKNPGTATVGINMGAHARGTGASEQAVRLLLDYAFDQLNLSYVHWNALVPNWASRKLAWKLGFRFEGLSRGAYNDRGTPADLWQFSLADGEPRTPQQTWDGPVPLSR, from the coding sequence GTGAGTGCGCCAAAGGGCATACCGAACAACCCAACGCTGAGCGACGGCATCACCACCCTGCGACGATTCAGCGCGGCCGATGCCGAGTCCTTTGCCGCCATACACCGGGATCCACTCAACATCAGGTGGACCGGATCCGTGGCGACCATGGATGCCAGCCAAGCCGCGGAATTCATTGACGGGCACATAGCCGAAGGTTGGAAGAGCGGAACGAACCTGCGTTTCGCCATCACCGAAGGATTGCACGATGCCGCCGCGGTGGTGGGGACGTTGAGCTTGCAGAATGTCTTCGCCACCGAGGAGGGCGGCTCAGCAAGCGTTGGCATCAAAATGTTGCCGTCCGGGCGAGGCACCGGGGCAGCCCAACGAGCCATGCAGCTGTTGTGCGGTTACGCTTTCGGCAACCTAAGCCTGAAGTATTTGCACTGGATGTGCACGGCCGGGAATCTTGGGAGCTCCTTGCTGGCGGAGCGTTGCGGATTTACCTTGGCCGCGCAGATCCCCGGATTTGGTCATGTTGACTCAGAATTAGCTATCGGTCTGATCTACAGCCAGAGTGCAACCCAATGGAACTCTCGCGAATTGGGCCTTGACGTGACGCCTGTGGTGCCGGTGCTCCGCGGCGAGGGCGTGGTGCTACGTTCCTTGACGATGAAGGACGCGCCCGTACTACTTGAAAACTGCCGCGACGGTGAAGCCATCCGCTGGACCACCGTTCCTTTGAACTACACCCCGGGCCACGCGGAGTACTTCATCAAAACAATCACCAAAGCTGGCTGGCGTACGGCGGAGCTGCTGACCTTCGCCGTTGCCGACGCGACAACGGATAAGCTCCTCGGCACCGTTGATCTACAGTGCAAGAATCCAGGCACTGCCACCGTGGGCATCAATATGGGTGCGCACGCCCGCGGTACAGGAGCTTCCGAACAAGCGGTACGGCTGCTCCTCGACTACGCCTTCGATCAACTAAACCTCAGCTACGTGCACTGGAACGCGCTCGTCCCCAACTGGGCCAGCCGGAAACTTGCCTGGAAATTGGGCTTCCGCTTTGAAGGCCTCAGCCGTGGTGCCTACAACGATCGCGGAACACCTGCGGACCTGTGGCAATTCTCGCTGGCCGATGGTGAGCCACGCACGCCACAGCAGACATGGGACGGACCCGTTCCCCTTAGCAGGTAA
- a CDS encoding helix-turn-helix transcriptional regulator translates to MTSDWALARCRDRIAALGAARRDSHSYRAGVLAELGAVVGHDAWVWPLADPVTTVGIAPMAWGPFAAELPELISLRYQTPVNRWTALPIHPSRARSLQGATGHEPGRSALWPLLSRHGVVDVLSVAFADRWGLWGWLELWRGEGASEFSDAEAHCLESVADVIATGLRESSAREFASGGTSGSIVEHRQAVLVLAEDLSIMSQTESAAPWLNLLQRAPRPNQGIPAEVLNVAAQLLAVECGADSHPAHSRLHVGEGVWASLSATRMKSNVPGAAVPIAVTIQDSLPAERIEVFERCFALSPRECELLEQAAAGHDTAALARRLGISRYTVQDIFKSLFGKCGVQSRGALLALALGPLTPADH, encoded by the coding sequence ATGACCAGCGATTGGGCCCTTGCCCGCTGCCGGGACAGGATTGCGGCGTTGGGCGCTGCCCGCAGAGACAGTCACAGCTACCGTGCGGGCGTGCTGGCCGAGCTGGGCGCCGTCGTGGGTCATGACGCATGGGTGTGGCCGCTGGCGGACCCGGTGACGACAGTTGGTATTGCGCCGATGGCGTGGGGCCCCTTTGCAGCCGAACTGCCCGAGCTGATTTCCCTGAGGTACCAGACTCCGGTGAACAGGTGGACAGCGTTGCCCATCCATCCTTCCCGCGCCAGGTCATTGCAAGGGGCCACGGGTCATGAGCCGGGCCGAAGTGCGCTGTGGCCATTGTTGTCGCGTCATGGCGTAGTTGACGTCCTGTCAGTAGCCTTCGCCGACCGGTGGGGCCTGTGGGGGTGGCTCGAATTGTGGCGTGGGGAGGGCGCTTCCGAATTTTCCGACGCCGAGGCACACTGCCTGGAGTCCGTGGCTGACGTGATTGCCACGGGCCTCAGGGAATCCTCGGCCCGTGAATTCGCTTCCGGCGGTACTTCTGGTTCCATCGTGGAGCACCGCCAGGCCGTCTTGGTTCTTGCCGAGGATCTGTCCATCATGAGCCAGACTGAATCGGCGGCGCCGTGGCTCAATCTTCTCCAACGGGCGCCCCGTCCAAACCAAGGGATTCCAGCGGAAGTCTTGAATGTCGCTGCACAGCTGTTGGCTGTTGAGTGTGGCGCCGACTCCCATCCTGCCCACTCGCGACTCCACGTTGGTGAAGGGGTTTGGGCCAGTTTGTCGGCCACCAGAATGAAGAGCAACGTTCCTGGGGCCGCTGTGCCCATTGCCGTGACCATCCAGGACAGCCTCCCAGCAGAACGGATCGAGGTGTTTGAACGCTGCTTCGCCCTCAGCCCCAGGGAATGTGAGCTGCTGGAACAGGCTGCGGCCGGCCACGACACGGCGGCACTGGCCCGCAGGCTCGGAATCAGCCGCTACACGGTCCAGGATATTTTCAAATCACTCTTCGGAAAATGCGGCGTGCAAAGCCGAGGGGCGTTGTTGGCCCTTGCCCTGGGACCGCTGACCCCGGCGGACCACTAA
- the glp gene encoding gephyrin-like molybdotransferase Glp, which translates to MRRTVADHQQAVENLLRQCWANTPGGRVAGAALASEQLPLNQSVGRVLAVDLMAPMDLPPFANSQMDGYAIWSDPNQPQGVDLPKSTAYRVVGTIPAGSVPEVLLEGMAAPIMTGAMVPSGANAVIPIEDAVPDDFGAPGDTVMLPPTAAGSFVREQGSDVRRGEVILTAGTLLNAAHLGLAAGLGLTQLPVNAKPRVLLLTTGDEVLSPGDPRAAGGLPVGMIFDANETLLRTSLEAAGMNVVRSLVVKDDPGALLELLDQFVGVSARGDTAEPRCELIISVGGISAGAFEVVKQALTQATDHGQVDFGHVAMQPGGPQAAGTYRGIPFLGFPGNPVSAFVSFEVFLRPALSTLIGAPARRQRVVATLEHAMSSPAGKLQIRRGIYSGPEYESAASVREIGGPQSHLLGALAQANALITIPAGVTELQAGAKVEVLLL; encoded by the coding sequence ATGCGTAGAACAGTTGCCGATCACCAACAAGCGGTTGAGAACCTATTGCGCCAGTGCTGGGCGAACACGCCTGGCGGGCGCGTTGCTGGTGCGGCCTTGGCTAGCGAGCAATTGCCGCTCAACCAGTCGGTCGGTCGCGTCTTGGCAGTGGACCTGATGGCCCCCATGGACCTGCCGCCCTTCGCCAACTCCCAGATGGACGGATACGCCATCTGGTCTGACCCGAATCAACCCCAAGGTGTTGATTTACCCAAATCAACCGCCTACCGGGTAGTTGGCACGATCCCAGCAGGCTCGGTTCCCGAGGTGCTGCTTGAGGGCATGGCCGCTCCCATCATGACCGGCGCCATGGTTCCGTCAGGGGCCAACGCCGTGATTCCGATCGAAGACGCCGTTCCGGATGATTTTGGTGCGCCTGGTGACACCGTGATGTTACCCCCAACTGCAGCCGGAAGTTTTGTCCGGGAACAGGGGAGCGACGTCAGGAGGGGAGAGGTGATTTTGACTGCCGGCACGCTGCTCAATGCCGCTCACCTGGGGCTGGCCGCGGGGCTGGGATTGACGCAGCTGCCGGTCAATGCGAAACCGCGGGTCCTGTTGCTGACGACGGGGGACGAAGTGCTTTCCCCGGGCGATCCTCGAGCGGCCGGCGGGTTGCCGGTGGGGATGATATTTGATGCCAATGAGACGCTGCTGCGCACCAGCCTCGAAGCGGCCGGAATGAACGTGGTCAGGTCCTTGGTTGTGAAGGATGACCCGGGGGCCCTACTGGAACTCCTGGACCAATTCGTGGGAGTTTCGGCGCGCGGTGACACCGCCGAGCCTCGTTGCGAGTTGATCATTTCGGTAGGTGGCATCAGCGCTGGAGCTTTTGAGGTGGTCAAACAGGCGTTGACACAGGCCACGGACCACGGGCAGGTGGATTTTGGCCACGTAGCGATGCAGCCCGGCGGCCCCCAGGCTGCGGGGACGTATCGGGGCATCCCATTTCTCGGGTTCCCGGGCAACCCGGTCAGCGCCTTTGTGTCGTTCGAAGTCTTCCTCCGCCCAGCCTTGTCCACACTGATTGGCGCCCCCGCCAGGAGGCAGCGCGTTGTTGCCACTCTGGAACATGCCATGAGCTCACCCGCAGGAAAGTTGCAGATCCGCCGCGGTATCTATTCCGGACCGGAATATGAATCTGCGGCGTCCGTGCGTGAAATTGGCGGACCGCAATCGCATTTATTGGGCGCCCTGGCCCAAGCCAACGCACTCATCACCATTCCAGCCGGAGTCACCGAATTGCAGGCCGGCGCAAAAGTGGAAGTATTGCTGTTGTGA
- a CDS encoding M16 family metallopeptidase translates to MAITLLPLLSAADGMNGSDSTLISGQSGGAVVRRSVLPGGVRVLTESMPGQRSATIGFWVGVGSRDESEGQHGSTHFLEHLLFKGTKRRTALEIASAFDEVGGESNAATAKESTCYYARVLDTDLPMAIDVIADMVTSAVIDPAELEQERDVILEEIAMDGDDPTDVAHEQFVAAVLGDHALGRPIGGTPEAIKAVPRASVWDHYQLHYRPETLVITAAGGLDHDEVCAQVLQALRTAGWSLDEGIAPAPRRSSDAVAVSGTAGLHVVNRQVEQANIILGCPSLRATDSRRYVMSVLNSILGGGMSSRLFQEIREKRGLVYSTYSFASSYADTGYFGMYAGCAPAKVGQVIGLLTDELEKLAEHGVSDAELSKALGQLAGGIVLALEDSGSRMSRLGRAELVTGEFLDIDESLDRIRKVTAAEVQDLARELAGSPRTITVVGPFKETETFGL, encoded by the coding sequence ATGGCGATTACCCTTTTGCCGCTATTAAGCGCAGCTGACGGCATGAACGGCAGCGATTCCACACTGATTTCGGGCCAGAGCGGCGGCGCCGTCGTGCGCCGCTCGGTCCTGCCCGGGGGAGTGCGGGTCCTCACTGAGTCCATGCCCGGACAGCGCAGTGCGACAATCGGGTTCTGGGTTGGTGTTGGCTCTCGGGATGAATCCGAGGGCCAACACGGCTCGACCCATTTCCTTGAGCACCTGCTGTTCAAGGGAACAAAGCGCCGCACGGCCTTGGAAATTGCGTCCGCCTTTGACGAGGTGGGCGGCGAGTCCAACGCTGCAACGGCCAAGGAAAGCACCTGCTACTACGCACGGGTGCTCGACACCGACCTGCCCATGGCCATCGACGTCATCGCCGACATGGTCACCTCAGCCGTGATTGACCCGGCCGAGCTGGAGCAGGAACGCGACGTCATCCTCGAGGAAATCGCCATGGATGGCGACGACCCCACTGACGTGGCTCACGAACAATTTGTTGCAGCCGTACTGGGCGATCACGCTTTGGGACGCCCCATTGGTGGCACACCGGAAGCGATCAAGGCAGTGCCTAGGGCTTCCGTGTGGGACCACTACCAGTTGCACTACCGGCCCGAGACCTTGGTCATTACCGCAGCGGGCGGACTTGACCATGACGAGGTGTGCGCCCAGGTGCTTCAGGCACTGCGTACGGCTGGCTGGTCGCTTGATGAAGGAATTGCTCCGGCACCGCGCCGCTCAAGTGATGCCGTTGCAGTTTCCGGCACCGCCGGGTTGCACGTGGTCAACCGGCAGGTCGAACAGGCCAACATCATCCTGGGCTGCCCTTCACTTCGCGCCACCGATTCGCGTCGTTACGTCATGAGCGTGCTGAACTCCATCTTGGGCGGTGGCATGTCCTCGCGCCTGTTCCAGGAGATTCGCGAAAAGCGCGGTCTGGTGTACTCCACGTACTCCTTTGCTTCCTCCTATGCCGACACCGGCTACTTCGGTATGTACGCAGGCTGCGCACCAGCCAAGGTTGGCCAGGTCATCGGCCTGCTCACTGACGAGCTGGAAAAGCTGGCGGAGCATGGTGTCAGCGATGCCGAGCTATCCAAGGCGCTTGGCCAGCTGGCTGGCGGCATTGTGCTTGCCCTCGAAGACAGCGGCTCCCGCATGTCCCGTCTTGGCCGGGCCGAACTGGTCACTGGCGAATTCCTTGACATAGACGAGTCACTGGATCGAATCCGCAAGGTCACCGCTGCAGAGGTCCAGGACCTGGCCCGCGAATTGGCCGGTTCTCCCCGCACCATCACCGTGGTGGGACCCTTCAAGGAAACAGAAACCTTCGGACTCTAG